In Aethina tumida isolate Nest 87 chromosome 2, icAetTumi1.1, whole genome shotgun sequence, the DNA window attaaataaaatataaaatttacatttaaaaaattagttttaaaattatttaatgtaacataacttaatcttatttttactatcctttagtaattaaatcttGTTTTCAGATTCTGGATGATCTATTCTCGGAATGATGGCTAGTAGTTGTTGGTATTTCTGTATAAGGTCTggaataaatatcatttttatgtcAGTAATGATTGTGTATTATTGTATGAATGTCTGTATGTTtcatcaatattataatttttgtttatttttttttttaatttttgaatattaataaaaactcaaaAGGAGTTTTTTAAAGTTGTCAATCAGTTTCTTCAAAAAGTTGTACTGATGAAAGCTTTAaccttaaattattgtaaaaaactttttttgttataaatgctgataattttttttaattgttttatttaaaattgaaattgtttagaaGTATTTCTATAACTGAAAACTATAaagttatatgaaaataaagtgATATTAACAACTTAATGAAAAGTTTCCACAATATTGGCCAGTCCGTCAGGTTTTTTTCTGCGACTTTATCAAGGAAAGAGTTTATCTGAGAGCATCGGTAAAAATCAATCTCCCTCCctctttttaagatatttaaataaacaatagaaCTTGTGTATGTATGTCTACATGTATAAAGAGTTCTTAGCAAAGACTGTATACACTTATAGATTGCTAACTCTGTAGTAAATTTTGGTGACTAAATAAACGTGGACAGCGCCATCTATTGGGATCGAACAGTACTAAAATAACCCGCCAACTTTTAGGGGAATCCCCTAGGTCtaggtttatatttatttttaaatttttatttattaaaataatatttttaataaaaaactcagactattaatatacattttttattttttcatttttaaaatttatttaaaaaacattaaaaattaactctaatactaaaaattaccaGATAAATGAAGTGATGGTAAGGCTTCTTTGCAGCTATCCTTAAAATGTAAACCACAAATAAGGTAATTTCCTATCTATTTATCATCCATTTGCAAAAGtttctcattatttattatttgaagcCAAATAGGACGTATAGTAGTAATGCTGCATGGTTTACTAATTacagaatataatatttaatattgattaatgttaaatattacctCTTTGTCTTTCTATAGTTACACCCAGGTACATAGCATCGTTTTACTCTTCCcacagttataaaatttaaataaaccggTAAACAAAAGGACGCTAACACAAACAACACAAATAACACAATAGAAAAGGGAAAATCCTTAAAAAACGCACTTCTAATAGAAGTAAGCAACGCTAAACAAAGATTGTCAAAACTCACGCTAACGACAGAGAGAAAGGAGAGTTTATCCACATTAGGGATAATCGCAGGGGTCAGATTggtgtaaatttaaatgattgtaaTGGACAGTCCCGATAGATGGcagtaaaaattcattaaccaTTTTACCCATTAGAGTTTCCTAGTCTTGGTTCTTGGTGAAcactgataaatttttaaaacatatttgtaaaACCATACCGATAGAAAATCGTTTACTGAATCTTGAGAAGGATatcatgcacgacagagacagtaagtctcccactaCGGGGCAAtctggaaataaatttttcattataattgatccagataattatatttcagaattttaacAGAACAAATCACGTTCAGGAAGGACAACAAAGATATATTCTTATAGTATcttcagttttataatttactccATTATTTCATaccatttgttaaatattgcaTTTCACTGTATTTTAGTTTCAAATGGAAGGATATTGacgttgattaattattagttgattaaactttagttttaatcattagaaattgaataaaaattgccTTTATCAGCACCTATTGAAGATAGATATAAAGTTTgagaatgaaattatttgaaatgccCGAGGATAGGCAATAACTTCTTTATCGTCGCatcttttagaaaattatttgagcacagtttaattacaaataattggaAGTTTTATAATTGACTGAGTAtctaagtattaaattatactcaTTGATGCATAGTGTACTGATAATTGCCTACaatctacaaaattaataaaattagcaaagtTTATATCTATGTAAATTATTCTTGTAAAAGATTATTTAGtacatttgaattttgaatattgcCGAAGGAACAAGTAGTGATACGGGTTGTATCGACAGGTATGTTCTTCTGTATGCTACCTATGGCGCTACTTCAATATGTATGCAGATCTATGCGTGTGACTTGGTTACAAACCTAACTCATGTGAAAAGTTGTAGCAGCAGTGTTTGATTTTTTCAACGACAAAATTCGTATACTgcagtaatattaaatgtacatttaaataaatataataaatgtacgacatatataaagaaaaaatatttaattattgttagaaatactttaattcatgtttgttttattgatttaaaatacagTCTAAATATGGAGCATAGCAGCTGccctaaaaacaataaaataaatattttttattttaatttcattccaTTATCCGTTATCCTTTCACTTTTCCAAAACCTATTGTTGTATAACAATAGACAGGTTCTATATTTCAGTCGAATAAGATACTACCTATATTGAGCTCGTAACAAACTGAAAGTTACCTggaataatgtaaattacaaaaaattatattttgttctcATAAATTTTCTGTGGTATTGTacattagaataataattttggtaatgaacttaacaaaattaaaaaaacggtgattgttaatatatttacgtaGTTTAATACAtgtacacaaaatttaatcgGATTTGGGTGGATAACCATGGTCTAGCCAGGAAGCCTAATATTCGTGGTCAGCTCACTGCTGGCTGCTGTTGAATTGTGGGTGTCCCActggtaataattttaagtgatGGATTGTAGCATGGTTAACCTAACTAAAATTCGTATTTGCGTTCTTGATGGACATATATGTCACGCTTTAAaccaatatatttgtataagacAAATTTCGTATTCCCaacataaatacattaaaaccaTGGCaccgaaaaaaaattatggggATTTGACATCAGAAACGTcacattaatcaaataaaattgacagtAGAAGCGTACAAGTTtggaaaataagtaaaataaattttggtaaaCGATAAATTTTGGTTTTCAAGAATTAtgggttttaaaaaaattaaaaagttactaacgTTTCTCATTCAAAAAgacaatgtaaaaataagaaaaattgtgaCCAACGCAGAAAATGGAGAAAAAGAAGAATACGACGTGTCCGACTTCAGTGAATCTTCGGCAACCAGAAATAATTGTACTAGTGTCGACAGCACTGTCTTTGAAGAATTGCAAAAGGCCTCGTTGATAACCCCTTTTGTGTCAAAAGAACAGGGAATTCAGGTGACTAACAATGAGGCCCCTGTAGATACACCACTAGATCTGCAAGTGTATATAGACAATAATAGGTTTGGACACTTAGAATTAAATGAAAGACATATGAAAGACTGCGAAATTGACACTATTTAcgaagataattattatattcgtaACAACATTTATCAACTTAACAACCTTAGTACAATGAAAGAATGTAATTTGCAGGTAATTGAAATGGATCAAAATAATGTTCCTCAAGGTAATTATACATACCTCCCGTTCCACAaactacattaaatatatatacgtatttgaaatttctaaagcaactttttttaaaattatattctgaaAACTTGCAAGTTTGTGTGGGTATGTAGAAATTGTAAAAGCTTAATGTAATCTATACTATTTGAtccataaactaaattttttaattaacgtatacattcagtatattttatttcagcatCCTTTGAACTGgaagttttaaagaaaaatggtCTGCAAACTGAATTAAGGCCATTCACACCACTAAATTTTGGCAACAATGAGCCACcaccaattttaaatacaaataacaataatgaaagttccgtatataaaaaaagaacttttaatgctatattatcaaaaaaagtacactGTGACGACATTTTTGCATATAGGCCAAGACCTAATAAATCgtacaaaattatacaatcaagaaaacattttagaaaaagAAGATCTCgaagagaaaaaataattaaccaaAATAATGAAGATGACGAATCAGAATTTTTATCCGAACGAGTTTATTATACTGTAGAAGAAGATATTATAGAGAAAGttaacaattttgattatccTTATCACGATCATTCAGCTGGTGATTATTGCAACAATGAACCGGATTTCAACGGTGTGGAATTCAaagaatattgttattttcgtTATTACATTAATGGATATGACAGGGATAATTCTTCTGACTAATACGTATTACTTCAAAtgtataacatttatgtttatgtCAAGTAACTTGTGaactaataatttcaaatacactgataaaaaaatacatgtattttattcacatcttccaataaattttttaataccacATTTTCATacctaaaatagtttttagacATGTATGTCGCCATGAAATGTATTGCTATTAGTGTAATGCACTACTTCCTATCTATCTACGTACATATATTATCATTCTTAAAGGAAAGTAATGTCGGTGTTGCATTTACTAAAGGCTTTCATCCTCTGAACTTCGAGGTAATATTGTGGAAATATGTCATCTTCAAGAAAGACGTTTTCTCTTGGTCTGCTGTACTTTCGTGCTGAaaagaaaatgtatttgtgcaattatacttttatttaattaaaatttattctaggCATATTgtcaattgaataattttgttataaaaaataaaccaatacgcatttaataaatatttatttatctcttTCTTCtactaaaaagttaattaaatataatcattataaatacAGTTTCTCAATATTCTCAACCAACTTGAGCAATAAAGGGTATTTCTTAATTGTGTTTGCCAGGTCGTCTTTAGGTAATTGTGTAGTAAGGATGGTAAACAAATGTCCAAAAATCAAAGCATCTAATTCAGTAGGGGTGGTGccgaaaaaatattcttcaccTTCCAGTCGATCACTTAATGCTTGACAACAATTTTCTACATCTTGAATAACTTCCTGCATCGTCTTTGTGTGCCAACGtaaaacttttagtttttgtattaCCTGGCCTCGTTTCGCCCGATTCTGAATGTGATTCAAAGGCCATGGATAAATGGAGCCATTTCTTACACTAGTCACTTCATTATAAATCTCATTATCCATCCAACAAATATACAGCT includes these proteins:
- the LOC109596588 gene encoding uncharacterized protein LOC109596588 isoform X1, which codes for MGFKKIKKLLTFLIQKDNVKIRKIVTNAENGEKEEYDVSDFSESSATRNNCTSVDSTVFEELQKASLITPFVSKEQGIQVTNNEAPVDTPLDLQVYIDNNRFGHLELNERHMKDCEIDTIYEDNYYIRNNIYQLNNLSTMKECNLQVIEMDQNNVPQASFELEVLKKNGLQTELRPFTPLNFGNNEPPPILNTNNNNESSVYKKRTFNAILSKKVHCDDIFAYRPRPNKSYKIIQSRKHFRKRRSRREKIINQNNEDDESEFLSERVYYTVEEDIIEKVNNFDYPYHDHSAGDYCNNEPDFNGVEFKEYCYFRYYINGYDRDNSSD
- the LOC109596588 gene encoding uncharacterized protein LOC109596588 isoform X2, which gives rise to MGFKKIKKLLTFLIQKDNVKIRKIVTNAENGEKEEYDVSDFSESSATRNNCTSVDSTVFEELQKASLITPFVSKEQGIQVTNNEAPVDTPLDLQVYIDNNRFGHLELNERHMKDCEIDTIYEDNYYIRNNIYQLNNLSTMKECNLQHPLNWKF